A window of the Candidatus Beckwithbacteria bacterium genome harbors these coding sequences:
- a CDS encoding 2-oxoacid:acceptor oxidoreductase subunit alpha: TEYPSLVRGGHNVMQVSISPEKVTSAFQPTNLLVALNQDTIDFHFEELTDDAILLFDKDKNLDTSKVKSSVKLCPVPLSQIVKDLGGPEIMSNTVALGASLALMGGDLKHLKDLITEEFGHKKAEVIELNHKGVEQGYDYAAKEYKNCCGKVLEPRASQEKLMVVNGNQTAAFGAIAAGLQFAAIYPMTPTSNILHTLAPLQEKYDFIYKQPEDEIAAINMALGAAHAGARSMVATSGGGFCLMSETYGLAGLSETPVVIVEGMRGAPATGIPTWTEQGDLKMVVSAHQGDFPRIVLAAGDGQETFELTMKAFNLADKYQTPVILIIDKHICENDESYPAFDYSSWQLDRGKFTREKMENFKRFALSDDGISLRSAAGTGNYYLANSDEHDEIGYSNEEIDNRNAQMKKRMTKLQTCIKEDMEEPKLYGPQEADITLVSWGSNKGAILETLKDFPNVNFLHLTWVSPFPTEAVKRHLDKAKYVINIECNYSAQMASIIREKTGIEILDHLLKYDGRPIYPEEIAAKITSVLKK, translated from the coding sequence ACCGAATATCCTTCTTTGGTTCGCGGTGGTCACAATGTCATGCAGGTTTCCATTTCCCCGGAAAAAGTCACTTCCGCTTTTCAGCCTACTAATTTATTGGTTGCTTTAAACCAAGATACGATTGATTTTCATTTTGAAGAACTAACCGATGATGCCATTTTGCTATTTGATAAAGATAAAAACCTTGATACCAGCAAAGTTAAAAGCTCGGTTAAGCTATGCCCAGTTCCTTTATCTCAGATTGTTAAAGACCTGGGTGGTCCGGAAATTATGAGCAATACTGTGGCTTTAGGCGCTAGCTTAGCCTTGATGGGCGGTGACCTCAAACATTTAAAAGATTTGATCACTGAGGAATTTGGTCATAAAAAAGCTGAAGTCATTGAACTTAATCACAAAGGGGTTGAGCAAGGTTACGACTACGCAGCCAAAGAATATAAAAATTGTTGTGGTAAGGTTTTGGAACCTAGAGCAAGCCAAGAAAAACTGATGGTGGTTAATGGCAATCAGACCGCTGCTTTCGGAGCTATTGCTGCTGGCTTGCAGTTTGCGGCTATTTACCCCATGACTCCAACTTCTAATATTTTACACACACTAGCTCCCTTGCAAGAAAAGTATGACTTTATTTATAAACAACCTGAAGATGAAATTGCCGCTATCAATATGGCCTTAGGTGCTGCTCATGCTGGTGCTCGGTCCATGGTGGCAACTTCTGGCGGTGGTTTTTGTCTAATGAGTGAAACCTATGGTTTGGCAGGGTTATCAGAAACTCCGGTCGTCATAGTTGAGGGTATGCGCGGCGCTCCGGCTACCGGTATTCCCACTTGGACTGAGCAAGGTGATTTGAAAATGGTTGTCTCAGCTCATCAAGGCGATTTTCCCAGAATTGTTTTAGCAGCTGGTGATGGTCAAGAAACCTTTGAGCTCACCATGAAAGCCTTTAACCTAGCTGATAAATACCAAACCCCAGTAATTTTAATCATTGATAAACATATTTGCGAAAATGACGAAAGCTACCCGGCTTTTGATTACAGCTCCTGGCAACTAGATCGAGGCAAATTTACTAGAGAAAAAATGGAAAACTTCAAACGCTTTGCCCTTTCTGATGATGGGATTTCTTTGCGTAGCGCCGCTGGGACTGGTAACTACTATTTAGCCAATTCTGATGAGCATGATGAAATTGGTTATTCCAATGAAGAAATTGATAACCGCAATGCGCAAATGAAAAAGCGTATGACCAAGCTGCAGACTTGTATTAAAGAAGATATGGAAGAGCCTAAGCTTTATGGGCCACAAGAAGCTGACATTACCCTAGTTTCCTGGGGTAGTAATAAAGGAGCTATTTTAGAAACTCTGAAAGATTTTCCTAACGTCAACTTTTTGCACCTGACTTGGGTCAGTCCGTTCCCAACCGAAGCAGTTAAACGTCATTTAGACAAAGCTAAATATGTCATCAATATCGAATGTAACTATTCGGCCCAAATGGCCAGTATTATCCGAGAAAAAACCGGTATTGAGATTTTAGATCATTTGCTTAAATACGACGGTCGTCCCATTTATCCAGAAGAGATTGCTGCCAAAATTACTAGTGTTTTGAAAAAATAG
- a CDS encoding 2-oxoacid ferredoxin oxidoreductase (catalyzes the coenzyme A-dependent decarboxylation of 2-oxoacids, such as pyruvate and 2-oxoglutarate), giving the protein MNPADLNTPIQPNFCPGCGNFGIMAAFKAAAAKEGWDSSNTALTAGIGCHGHILNFTHITGFEGLHGRSVPLATGIKLANKDLNVFAFCGDGDCLGEGGDHYIHVCRRNHDITIILHDNAIYGLTTGQTSPASPHGFVSKSTPDGNLDWPFNPLILAIGAGATFVARGFSNDLQQLTELIIKANNHRGIAIVDILQPCITFNSKAFPLNFYQENTYYLPESYDSTDKEAAFAKAQEWGEKKIGLGVFYEETKQPSYEAQIPQIAEQPLVSSEPEKRDISAEFIKYQ; this is encoded by the coding sequence ATGAACCCAGCTGACTTAAACACACCTATCCAACCCAATTTTTGCCCAGGCTGCGGTAACTTTGGTATTATGGCTGCTTTTAAAGCTGCCGCTGCCAAAGAAGGTTGGGACAGTAGTAATACGGCCTTAACCGCTGGGATTGGTTGTCATGGCCATATCCTAAACTTTACCCACATTACTGGTTTTGAAGGCTTACATGGCCGCAGCGTGCCTCTAGCTACCGGTATTAAACTAGCCAATAAAGATCTGAATGTGTTTGCCTTTTGTGGTGATGGAGACTGTCTTGGTGAAGGTGGCGATCATTATATCCATGTCTGCCGACGTAACCATGACATTACGATCATTCTGCATGACAATGCTATTTATGGCCTGACTACCGGCCAAACTTCACCCGCCTCACCTCATGGTTTTGTGTCTAAATCCACTCCGGATGGTAATTTAGACTGGCCGTTTAATCCCTTAATTTTGGCTATTGGCGCCGGTGCTACTTTTGTGGCTCGAGGCTTTAGTAATGATTTGCAGCAACTGACAGAGCTGATTATTAAAGCCAATAACCATAGAGGCATTGCTATTGTTGATATTTTGCAACCTTGCATTACGTTTAACAGCAAAGCTTTCCCTTTGAATTTTTATCAAGAAAATACATATTATTTACCCGAAAGTTATGATTCAACAGATAAAGAAGCTGCTTTTGCCAAAGCTCAGGAATGGGGTGAAAAGAAAATCGGTTTGGGTGTTTTTTACGAAGAGACTAAGCAACCTTCATATGAGGCTCAAATTCCTCAAATTGCCGAGCAGCCTTTGGTCAGCTCTGAACCTGAAAAAAGAGATATATCAGCTGAATTTATTAAGTATCAATAA
- a CDS encoding DMT family transporter produces MNKGIQLAFITAFVSGVSIFINKFAVGAITPPLVFTATKNVGVGLVIIALLIFSRKISQLKSLSKQQIKQLVLIGIIGGSIPFYLFFTGLSQIPAINAALIHKTLVLWVALFGLRFLKENISYLQLGAIFLLFASNALVGGFSGLSFSTGELMILAATLFWAVENIIAKKALKTLDPDLLTGARMGFGSLILLAFSFIFYPQSVAQVFSLTGTQYFWLGATALTLLAYVMTWYRALKYAPATLVTTVLVASTLVTNVLSAIFITHNFSWELWLQSGLMVLGIAVFVSEMRKTNLPLLANN; encoded by the coding sequence ATGAATAAAGGAATTCAACTAGCTTTTATTACCGCTTTTGTATCTGGTGTGTCTATTTTTATTAATAAGTTTGCCGTGGGTGCTATCACTCCACCTTTAGTTTTTACCGCTACTAAAAATGTTGGAGTTGGCCTTGTTATTATTGCGCTTTTGATTTTCAGCCGCAAAATCAGTCAATTAAAATCACTGAGCAAGCAACAAATTAAACAATTGGTTTTAATTGGAATTATTGGTGGTAGCATTCCTTTTTACCTGTTCTTTACCGGCCTATCACAAATCCCGGCTATCAATGCGGCTTTAATTCATAAAACTTTAGTTCTTTGGGTAGCTTTGTTTGGTTTGCGTTTTTTAAAAGAAAACATTTCTTATCTTCAGCTGGGAGCTATCTTTTTATTATTTGCCAGCAATGCATTAGTCGGTGGTTTTAGCGGTTTAAGTTTTTCAACCGGCGAGCTCATGATTTTAGCAGCTACTCTTTTTTGGGCCGTTGAAAATATCATAGCTAAAAAAGCTTTGAAAACTCTTGATCCGGATTTATTGACCGGAGCTCGAATGGGTTTTGGTAGCTTAATTTTACTGGCCTTTTCTTTTATTTTTTATCCCCAAAGTGTAGCTCAAGTTTTTAGCCTGACTGGTACACAATACTTCTGGCTAGGCGCTACTGCTCTAACGCTTTTGGCTTATGTGATGACTTGGTATCGAGCTTTAAAATATGCCCCAGCTACTTTAGTCACTACTGTTTTAGTAGCTTCTACTTTGGTAACTAATGTGCTGTCAGCAATTTTTATTACCCACAATTTTAGCTGGGAACTGTGGCTTCAGTCTGGACTAATGGTTTTGGGAATTGCAGTGTTTGTTTCGGAGATGAGGAAAACTAATCTTCCCCTTCTGGCAAATAACTGA
- a CDS encoding flavin reductase family protein: MLKKTSIKLALQKFFPEPLALVVSKEPKGRVNFCPVGYFSIISHDPKIWVVGLYEKHFSSKVIKQSKEYVLCLPSLEQANDVLYCGSVHGWKVDKTKETKFKLLPASKIKTPLIDASIACYECKVVKTVKIGDHLVFFGKIVAAHTSNKNWQKKLYNLDNKNLGSLNYILEKATPISYLPEGED; this comes from the coding sequence ATGCTCAAAAAAACCTCAATCAAACTTGCTCTGCAAAAATTTTTCCCAGAACCATTAGCTTTGGTTGTTAGCAAAGAACCTAAGGGAAGAGTTAATTTTTGTCCTGTTGGCTATTTTTCAATTATTTCCCATGACCCAAAAATTTGGGTAGTTGGGCTTTATGAAAAACACTTCTCTAGCAAAGTAATTAAACAAAGCAAAGAATATGTTCTTTGCTTACCCTCGCTTGAACAAGCTAATGATGTTTTGTATTGTGGTTCAGTTCACGGTTGGAAAGTTGATAAAACTAAAGAAACTAAGTTTAAACTCCTACCAGCTAGTAAAATCAAAACACCTCTTATTGATGCGAGCATTGCTTGTTATGAGTGCAAGGTTGTAAAAACAGTCAAAATTGGAGATCACCTCGTATTTTTTGGGAAAATTGTCGCTGCCCACACGTCCAATAAAAACTGGCAAAAGAAACTTTATAATTTAGACAACAAAAACTTGGGATCTTTGAATTACATTTTGGAAAAAGCAACACCAATCAGTTATTTGCCAGAAGGGGAAGATTAG